The Thermothielavioides terrestris NRRL 8126 chromosome 2, complete sequence genome includes a region encoding these proteins:
- a CDS encoding 60S ribosomal protein L14, with amino-acid sequence MASIEIEATTWRRVEVGRVLKLENGGLATIVEIVDHKRVLVDGPSADPKLATPRSVVQLSRALLTPIVIEKLPRGARTGAVKKAWEAAGVDAKWRESNWAKKQLQQERRQSLTDFDRFKVMRLKKQRRFEERKALAKIKAAA; translated from the exons ATGGCATCGATCGAAATTGAAGCGACAACTTGGCGCCGTGTCGAGGTCGGCCGTGTTCTCAAGCTCGAGaacggcggcctcgccacGATCGTCGAGATCGTCGATCACAAGCGC GTTCTCGTCGATGGCCCCTCCGCAGACCCCAAGCTCGCGACTCCCCGCAGCGTCGTCCAGCTCTCCCGTGCCCTGCTCACGCCGATCGTGATCGAGAAGCTCCCCCGGGGCGCCCGGACGGGCGCCGTCAAGAAGGCTTGGGAGGCCGCCGGTGTCGACGCTAAGTGGCGCGAGAGCAACTGGGCCAAgaagcagctgcagcaggagcGCCGCCAGTCACTCACCGACTTCGACCGGTTCAAGGTTATGCGGTTGAAGAAGCAGAGGCGGTTCGAGGAGCGCAAGGCTCTGGCCAAGATCAAGGCTGCGGCATAG